A stretch of the Gossypium hirsutum isolate 1008001.06 chromosome D07, Gossypium_hirsutum_v2.1, whole genome shotgun sequence genome encodes the following:
- the LOC107954110 gene encoding endo-1,4-beta-xylanase 5, whose product MLSLIFASKNPFFSNVLDMQNSDDRDIDITIDSSSLQPFTDQEWRFNQQFMINTQRKCAVTIHVSDQQGNRLQGAVITINQVSKDFPFGSAIAHTILGNLPYQNWFVE is encoded by the exons ATGCTGTCACTGATTTTTGCTTCTAAGAACCCTTTTTTTTCTAATGTCCTGGATATGCAGAACTCAGATGATAGAGACATTGATATAACAATTGATAGTTCCTCGTTACAGCCATTTACAGATCAAGAATGGAGGTTTAACCAGCAATTCATGATTAACACT CAAAGGAAGTGTGCTGTAACAATACATGTCTCAGATCAACAAGGTAATAGGTTGCAAGGAGCAGTAATAACTATAAACCAAGTCTCAAAGGATTTTCCATTTGGTTCTGCAATAGCACACACCATTCTTGGGAATTTGCCCTATCAG AACTGGTTTGTTGAATGA